A genomic region of Bradyrhizobium sp. ORS 278 contains the following coding sequences:
- a CDS encoding PilN domain-containing protein: MTFVDRARRELAAFIGSVAAVIVDGIGRLDLKPPIQLVETDRNVFVLRMIARAGRSAPPDCQLHLPDVEAISPALPENWRAALRGSRIEIMLRPDRFLSRPLDLPRRAVEFLDAMVRSQLDRLTPWTAQEAVFGNTAPVTLSGDRIQTIVIAAPRTRLDPLIRLAESWHAASVVLFAAASPALASQPVAQDATRLIEQQLRGSRNVGRVSRLLTAGLVVATIAAALSLAAASILGGRLEAQQSMLSRGIAERRAALRLDLEGSDNAAARGLMRRKQETTANVLVLEALARVLPDNTYLTELRIEKDKLLIAGVTQDAPALVRLIEQSAHFTHATFSAPTTRSAEEAGERFRIEAGIKPHVGPGI; encoded by the coding sequence ATGACGTTTGTGGACAGGGCACGCCGCGAGCTGGCGGCCTTTATCGGCTCGGTTGCTGCGGTTATCGTCGATGGCATCGGCCGGCTCGACCTCAAGCCGCCGATCCAGTTGGTCGAGACGGACCGCAACGTCTTCGTTCTGCGGATGATCGCGCGCGCCGGGCGATCGGCGCCGCCGGATTGCCAGCTCCATCTGCCTGACGTTGAAGCGATAAGCCCCGCGCTTCCCGAGAACTGGCGCGCGGCCCTGCGGGGCAGCCGGATCGAGATCATGCTGAGGCCGGATCGCTTCCTGTCGCGGCCGCTGGATTTGCCGCGGCGGGCTGTCGAGTTTCTCGATGCCATGGTGCGATCGCAGCTCGACCGGTTGACGCCGTGGACGGCGCAGGAGGCCGTGTTCGGAAACACGGCTCCGGTCACGCTATCCGGGGATCGCATCCAGACCATAGTGATCGCGGCCCCGCGGACGCGATTGGATCCGCTGATCAGGCTCGCCGAGTCCTGGCATGCAGCGTCGGTGGTGTTGTTCGCAGCCGCATCACCGGCGCTGGCGAGTCAGCCCGTTGCGCAAGATGCGACGCGGCTGATCGAGCAGCAACTGCGCGGCTCGCGCAATGTCGGCCGGGTCAGTCGCCTGCTGACCGCCGGGCTGGTGGTTGCGACGATAGCGGCGGCGCTGTCGCTCGCCGCGGCGAGCATTCTTGGTGGACGGCTCGAGGCGCAGCAGAGCATGCTGTCGCGGGGGATTGCCGAGCGGCGCGCGGCGCTGCGGCTCGATCTGGAGGGGAGTGACAACGCGGCCGCGCGCGGTCTCATGCGCCGCAAGCAGGAGACGACCGCCAATGTCCTGGTGCTGGAGGCGCTGGCCCGTGTGCTCCCGGACAACACCTATCTTACCGAACTGCGGATCGAGAAGGACAAGTTGCTGATCGCAGGCGTCACTCAGGATGCCCCCGCGCTTGTCAGGCTGATCGAGCAGTCGGCGCATTTCACGCATGCGACCTTCTCCGCGCCGACGACGCGTTCGGCTGAGGAGGCCGGTGAGCGTTTCCGCATCGAAGCCGGCATCAAGCCGCATGTCGGACCCGGCATATGA
- the gspM gene encoding type II secretion system protein GspM, which translates to MSTANPLGTSAPRWTAAAIYAGLLLVLIIAAVLPIETILDQRAEVEGLTDTLRLLEAHGMATTGQAGSEAPARGSAFLEGPTVTVAGAALLQRLGEVVSRHGGSTSSSQLDVQGPRAKEGQISVTANFDAEQAALQPILYDLEAGMPCLFIDALVVEGSAVSAASAGKLRVTITLSGQWQGPQ; encoded by the coding sequence ATGAGCACCGCAAATCCCCTGGGCACATCCGCGCCGCGCTGGACCGCCGCAGCCATCTATGCCGGCCTGCTGCTCGTGCTGATCATCGCGGCAGTCCTTCCGATCGAGACAATCCTCGACCAGCGCGCCGAGGTGGAGGGGTTGACCGACACGCTGCGGCTGCTCGAGGCCCACGGCATGGCGACGACGGGTCAAGCTGGCAGTGAAGCTCCTGCGAGGGGATCGGCCTTCCTGGAAGGACCGACCGTCACCGTGGCGGGCGCCGCGCTGTTGCAGCGGCTCGGCGAGGTGGTGAGCCGTCATGGCGGCAGCACGTCATCATCGCAGCTCGATGTGCAGGGCCCTCGCGCCAAGGAGGGACAGATCAGCGTCACCGCGAATTTCGACGCCGAGCAGGCCGCCCTGCAGCCGATCCTCTACGATCTCGAAGCCGGCATGCCGTGCCTGTTCATCGACGCACTCGTCGTGGAGGGGAGCGCAGTTTCGGCGGCCTCGGCCGGCAAGCTCCGCGTCACGATCACGCTCTCAGGACAGTGGCAGGGCCCGCAATGA